One genomic segment of Chitinophaga sancti includes these proteins:
- a CDS encoding TonB-dependent receptor translates to MKKVLHRHVRQLPLFLRLSLLLVFMFPVFIAQAQEGKISGKVVSGGQPVPGVTVKVKGTNQGAVTDINGHYTVTAKQGDTLIFNHMSYAAQSIAVAGPSVNATLSENAQTVGEVVVVGYGTQKKETLTGSISVVKGADIVRSPQPNVSNSLAGRFSGVIANNRAGEPGYDNSNIYIRGLGTTGNNDVLVVVDGVPGQIGGLSRLDPNDIESISVLKDASAAVYGSRAANGVILVTTKRGKTGKPVINYTFNQGFSSPTRLPKMADAPTFAAIQNEIAYYTDPAGGMNQYYTDEEIQKFRDGSDPLNYPNTDWQKVVLKKSATQQQHNLAVSGGTTDVRYYASLGTISQDGLYKHGATKYNQYNFRSNIDADVTKRLKVSLYLSGREEDRNYPVTGAGDIFRAIYRAYPTIAPYYPNGLPTYGIEGSNPALIGTSIGGTSRNPTQVFNGILKGAYQIPGVEGLSLDGFYSIDKSWSFIKTFSKPYSVYNYNSTTGAYDKTIVGGSNGLATLSEGQLNRTMMVSNIKLNYAHQFGKHNIAAFVAYEQSKTSQDSLGAYRMNFPSSTTPELSQGGPASEDKNNSGNSYNFTRKSYFGKLAYNYQEKYLVEAQARVDGSSAFPSGHQYGFFPSISAGYRISQEPWFKGVKFINDLKLRGSYGSLGNDNISLFQYFDNYSFNSQYVIGDAVHAGIDLTKLANQNITWEVAKKLDVGLNAIFLDHFNVEFIYFQQKRSDILTQRNASIPGTSGIVNPYGSDPLVPAENIGKVNSNGIEATLGYNNVTKGGFRYGINTNITYAKSKIIYIDEASGTLDYQRQTGRPMNTSLLYNAIGIFRTQEDLDKYPHLANAQLGDLIYEDYNKDGAITADDQTRTKYGNIPEITYGILLNGAYKGFDASVVFAGQTHVSQYVLPESGTIGNFYSSWADNRWSPTHTDGTYPRVDTRASSSVNGGLYANNFWLNNASFLRLKNVELGYTINATLLNRAKISALRVYASAYNLFTITKVKDYDPEGNSSSGQFYPQQRIVNLGLNVKF, encoded by the coding sequence ATGAAAAAAGTCTTGCACAGGCACGTGCGGCAGTTGCCCTTGTTTCTGCGACTGTCATTGCTTTTAGTATTCATGTTCCCTGTATTTATTGCGCAGGCCCAGGAGGGCAAAATTTCCGGTAAAGTGGTGTCCGGGGGACAACCAGTTCCGGGTGTAACAGTGAAAGTTAAAGGGACTAACCAGGGGGCTGTGACCGACATCAATGGTCACTATACCGTCACTGCTAAACAGGGAGATACCCTTATTTTCAATCACATGTCTTACGCTGCACAGTCTATCGCCGTTGCAGGCCCTTCTGTGAATGCAACCCTGAGTGAAAACGCGCAGACAGTGGGCGAAGTGGTGGTAGTAGGTTATGGTACCCAGAAAAAGGAGACCCTGACCGGATCAATCTCCGTCGTAAAAGGAGCGGACATTGTAAGAAGTCCGCAACCCAATGTATCCAACTCACTCGCAGGCCGTTTCTCTGGTGTGATCGCAAACAACCGCGCTGGTGAACCGGGTTATGACAATTCCAACATTTACATCAGAGGTCTGGGTACTACCGGTAACAACGATGTACTTGTAGTGGTAGATGGTGTACCAGGTCAGATCGGTGGTTTATCAAGGCTGGACCCTAACGATATTGAAAGCATCAGCGTACTGAAAGACGCTTCTGCTGCAGTATATGGTAGTCGTGCAGCGAATGGTGTGATCCTCGTTACCACCAAGAGAGGTAAAACCGGTAAGCCGGTGATCAATTACACCTTTAACCAGGGTTTTTCTTCACCTACCCGTTTGCCAAAAATGGCGGATGCACCCACTTTTGCTGCCATCCAGAATGAGATCGCTTATTACACCGATCCGGCAGGTGGCATGAACCAGTATTATACAGACGAAGAGATTCAGAAATTCAGAGATGGTTCTGATCCGCTGAACTACCCTAATACTGACTGGCAGAAAGTGGTGCTGAAAAAATCAGCGACACAGCAGCAGCATAACCTGGCAGTAAGTGGTGGTACGACTGATGTAAGATATTATGCTTCTCTGGGTACGATCAGCCAGGATGGTTTATATAAACATGGTGCGACAAAGTACAATCAGTATAACTTCCGTTCCAACATCGATGCGGATGTGACTAAAAGACTGAAAGTAAGTCTGTACCTCAGCGGCAGAGAGGAAGATCGTAACTACCCTGTAACCGGTGCCGGCGACATATTCCGCGCTATTTACAGAGCTTATCCTACCATTGCACCTTACTACCCTAATGGATTACCTACTTATGGTATAGAAGGTAGTAACCCTGCACTGATAGGCACCAGCATAGGTGGAACCAGCCGCAACCCTACACAGGTATTTAATGGTATACTGAAAGGTGCATACCAGATTCCTGGGGTAGAAGGGTTATCACTGGATGGATTTTATTCTATCGACAAATCCTGGAGTTTCATCAAGACATTCAGCAAACCTTATTCCGTATACAACTACAATTCAACAACCGGAGCTTACGATAAGACAATCGTAGGCGGTTCAAACGGGTTGGCTACTTTGTCAGAAGGACAATTAAACAGAACCATGATGGTGTCCAACATCAAGCTGAACTATGCACATCAGTTTGGTAAGCACAACATCGCTGCGTTTGTCGCTTATGAGCAAAGTAAAACTTCTCAGGATTCACTGGGTGCATACCGCATGAACTTCCCATCATCTACTACACCGGAACTGTCACAGGGTGGTCCTGCCAGTGAAGATAAAAATAACTCTGGTAACAGCTATAACTTTACCCGTAAGAGTTATTTCGGTAAACTGGCGTACAACTACCAGGAGAAATACCTGGTAGAAGCGCAGGCACGTGTAGATGGATCTTCTGCATTCCCAAGCGGGCATCAGTATGGTTTCTTCCCATCTATCTCTGCTGGTTACCGCATTTCACAGGAGCCATGGTTTAAGGGCGTGAAGTTCATCAATGACCTGAAACTCCGTGGATCTTATGGATCATTGGGTAATGATAATATCTCCCTGTTCCAGTACTTTGACAACTACTCTTTCAACAGTCAGTATGTAATCGGGGATGCGGTACATGCGGGTATTGACCTCACTAAACTGGCTAATCAGAATATAACCTGGGAAGTAGCGAAGAAACTGGACGTAGGTCTGAATGCGATATTCCTGGATCATTTCAACGTAGAGTTTATTTACTTCCAGCAGAAACGTTCTGATATCCTCACCCAGCGCAATGCTTCTATTCCGGGTACTTCAGGTATCGTAAACCCTTATGGTTCCGATCCGTTGGTGCCTGCAGAGAACATTGGTAAGGTAAACAGTAATGGTATTGAAGCAACACTTGGCTACAACAATGTGACGAAAGGTGGCTTCCGTTATGGTATCAATACCAACATCACTTATGCAAAGAGCAAGATCATCTACATCGACGAAGCGTCTGGTACACTCGATTACCAGCGTCAAACCGGTCGTCCGATGAACACTTCTTTGTTATATAATGCAATTGGTATATTCAGAACACAGGAAGATCTGGATAAATATCCACACCTGGCCAATGCACAACTGGGTGATCTGATCTACGAGGATTACAACAAAGATGGAGCGATCACAGCTGATGACCAGACAAGAACAAAGTATGGCAACATTCCTGAAATCACTTATGGTATACTGTTGAATGGAGCATACAAAGGTTTCGATGCATCAGTCGTATTTGCAGGGCAGACACATGTAAGTCAGTATGTACTGCCTGAATCAGGTACTATCGGCAACTTCTACAGCAGCTGGGCAGATAACCGTTGGAGCCCAACCCATACAGATGGAACTTATCCAAGAGTAGATACCCGTGCATCATCTTCCGTAAATGGTGGTTTGTATGCGAACAATTTCTGGCTGAACAATGCTTCCTTTCTCCGTTTGAAGAACGTAGAGTTGGGTTATACCATCAATGCAACTTTGCTGAACAGGGCAAAGATCAGTGCACTCCGTGTGTATGCCAGCGCTTACAACCTGTTCACTATTACAAAGGTGAAAGATTACGATCCGGAAGGAAACAGCAGCAGCGGACAGTTCTATCCGCAACAGCGTATTGTGAACCTGGGGCTGAATGTTAAGTTTTAA